One part of the Rutidosis leptorrhynchoides isolate AG116_Rl617_1_P2 chromosome 1, CSIRO_AGI_Rlap_v1, whole genome shotgun sequence genome encodes these proteins:
- the LOC139904180 gene encoding uncharacterized protein has protein sequence MEGLHLCLKEKVDVGAIHGASIGDTEVKVSHLFYADNVVILSYWNGDSLSSTILAVNEFYRYSGDFHFTYLGLLIGSNMNLISNWKTLVDKFMKKLSFWKANLLSIGGHLTLIKAVLESLGIYFLSMFNCPELVLNNLERCRANFFWGGSESDRKIHWISWNQAFASYDKGDWSEWNLWFDNWRERMEMKTRLFVIVAATVGLLVEAKLMYLGTLGFLNYCNF, from the exons ATGGAAGGCCTTCATTTATGTTTGAAAGAAAAGGTAGATGTGGGAGCTATTCATGGTGCTAGTATTGGTGATACGGAGGTGAAAGTGTCACATTTGTTCTATGCGGATAATGTAGTTATTTTATCTTATTGGAATGGGGATAGTTTGAGCAGTACTATTCTTGCTGTTAATGAGTTTTATCGTTATTCGG GAGATTTTCATTTCACTTATTTGGGCCTCCTTATTGGTTCTAACATGAATTTAATTTCAAATTGGAAGACGCTAGTTGATAAATTCATGAAGAAATTGTCATTTTGGAAAGCAAATCTTTTATCCATAGGTGGTCATTTGACTTTAATAAAAGCAGTTTTGGAGAGTTTGGGCATTTATTTTCTTTCCATGTTTAACTGCCCGGAATTGGTGTTAAATAATTTAGAGAGATGTAGAGCTAACTTCTTTTGGGGAGGCTCCGAATCGGATAGAAAAATACATTGGATTAGTTGGAATCAAGCTTTTGCTTCTTATGACAAAGGAG ATTGGTCGGAGTGGAATTTGTGGTTTGATAATTGGCGCGAAAGAATGGAGATGAAAACAAGATTGTTCGTGATCGTTGCTGCGACAG TTGGATTACTAGTAGAAGCAAAATTGATGTATCTTGGAACTCTTGGCTTTCTAAACTATTGTAATTTTTGA